In a single window of the Dreissena polymorpha isolate Duluth1 chromosome 3, UMN_Dpol_1.0, whole genome shotgun sequence genome:
- the LOC127874130 gene encoding von Willebrand factor D and EGF domain-containing protein-like isoform X13: protein MRFLITVLYLWSVTNGDTDCDAIRSSTLPFLTQRLVGYVLQPSERPFSDSYLLPGWYRMKGFTLSSNASENCGVHLNWYMKDNKLPDVGIKIDAILCINDNSPCAEPYTKLIEIQKCGEHDYIFNLSPTDGSDEGYCIVPSTNETHNVSAPNIDYIAPAIDIRVIRKDEFVRRELEYFCSFDVNQADEKIIYTVTWHLADRSGLQKTLKIGTENKESNKTFEKATKLTEADLIQNGITKMGFSLLCAVQGQQSSIGNFSRTKFSNLKFCGIKVHSVSPLRVKDTDNAFISLELTVPFECPTSSKDCFIEVDVFTPTATIDTCTIATLANLQMNSRPCGVRFNTSEVHKIKNITITNKVGASVSKPEFGIEYDVLMSTHSLRSHDMLSKYWIESVKVHTFVDSTKVGSAHCFAHSDPHMQTFDKKLFENQKPGIYLLYRNTKYKTEVHTMHAPCPNYNERNDSPYCTKAVAVRAGRDVYIIDILEQSSTFKICDDAVLSHKIHKMPGNAYDIYLPTGAIVHIRNTWQTFLEIDIDAGLLDYKETDGLCGKFDGDSTNDAAGVCCKLEQSNSLFDHNFRLKLERWQEELTVCSCDCDPRDDCSLKNYVTCSSDRVKICAHVESKTVYSGMCLTDRRKRDIHVQHEFQPDSNVYALDSLISKGRFRREATVLDLPTARRQCENAMNTTSVQMCSDLPGLNINTYIENCALDAMASNSMEWTQLHIEGIKKACIRIVEFNQPIPAEILANFNTTSNYENNSTNTSDVSFLLSTTPSFLNTSLFTSDLLQRIKEVSCPNDCDNHGQCMNGKCRCDNGYIGDDCSVDSNAAPIIVGIPDRGLCDIKERPCKQTAVIGRNFVESAKLSCRLTPIQVAFENQTIEFPSTVVNASLDTFLQIFCPLPKRQRRSVDSYNSSDVAAHGYRVSVSNNMKNFSNEDTIVIYDSRCTDCEKRNGTIVCTRKPQNCMHDGRCYEQGDIVDGYECVGSSTIQWNEVVTTKDVHPPKTTSSTDQGYSVVTTKDVHPPKTTSSTDQGYSARTVPSTSFAKPHHKSSAAPLHQGLIILATTFTIQEIMRAHMMGT, encoded by the exons ATGCGTTTTCTGATCACTGTTCTGTATTTATGGTCGGTTACGAATG GAGACACAGACTGCGATGCCATAAGATCTTCTACTCTTCCATTCTTAACCCAACGGTTGGTAGGTTATGTACTACAACCATCTGAAAGGCCCTTCTCAGACAGTTATCTTCTGCCAGGATGGTATAGAATGAAAGGCTTTACGCTTTCATCGAATGCATCGGAAAACTGCGGAGTGCACCTTAACTGGTACATGAAAG ATAACAAACTACCTGATGTCGGGATTAAGATTGACGCAATTTTGTGCATAAATGACAACTCTCCTTGTGCCGAACCATATACCAAATTGATTGAAATACAAAAATGTGGCGAACACGATTATATATTTAATCTTTCGCCCACCGATGGATCAGATGAAGGATATTGCATAG TACCTTCGACTAACGAAACACACA ACGTTTCTGCTCCGAATATCGACTATATAGCACCTGCAATAGACATACGCGTGATACGAAAAGATGAATTTGTCAGAAGAGAACTGGAGTACTTTTGCAGTTTTGATGTGAATCAAGCGGACGAAAAGATTATTTATACAGTAACATGGCATCTGGCTGACAGGTCCGGTCTACAAAAGACGTTGAAGATTGGTACAGAAAATAAAGAGTCAAACAAAACGTTTGAAAAAGCAACAAAACTTACCGAGGCAGATCTTATTcaaaatggaataacaaaaatGGGATTTTCG CTCCTTTGTGCCGTGCAAGGGCAACAATCAAGTATAGGTAATTTCAGCCGCACGAAGTTCAGTAACTTGAAGTTTTGTGGAATTAAG GTACATTCTGTCAGTCCACTTAGGGTTAAGGATACCGACAATGCCTTTATAAGTCTTGAACTCACCGTGCCATTTGAATGTCCCACATCATCCAAAGACTGTTTCATCGAAGTGGATGTGTTTACACCAACAGCAACAATAGACACCTGCACTATTGCTACATTGGCAAACTTGCAAATGAATTCCAGGCCGTGTGGCGTGCGTTTTAACACATCCGAAGTACATAAAATTAAGAATATAACAATAACGAATAAAGTCGGAGCCAGCGTTTCGAAACCAGAGTTTGGAATTGAGTATGACGTTCTGATGAGCACGCATTCTCTTAGATCGCACGACATGTTGAGCAAGTATTGGATAGAGTCCGTTAAA GTTCACACATTTGTAGATTCTACAAAAGTTGGCTCTGCTCATTGTTTTGCACATAGCGATCCACACATGCAAACGTTTGACAAAAA GTTATTTGAGAACCAAAAGCCAGGAATATACTTGTTGTATaggaatacaaaatataaaactgaG GTTCATACGATGCATGCCCCGTGCCCTAATTATAACGAAAGAAATGACAGTCCTTACTGCACCAAAGCGGTCGCGGTTCGGGCTGGTAGGGACGTTTACATCATCGACATTTTGGAACAGTCCTCGACATTTAAAATCTGCGATGATGCAGTGTTGTcacataaaatacacaaaatgccTGGTAATGCATACGAT ATCTATTTACCAACGGGAGCCATTGTACATATTCGCAACACATGGCAAACGTTCCTTGAAATAGATATAGACGCAGGACTTCTCGATTACAAAGAAACCGATGGGTTATGCGGCAAGTTTGATGGCGACAGTACAAACGATGCAGCGGGCGTCTGTTGCAA ATTGGAGCAATCAAACAGCCTTTTTGATCATAACTTTAGACTCAAACTAGAAAGGTGGCAGGAAGAATTAACAGTATGTTCTTGTGATTGCGACCCCAGGGATGACTGTagtttgaaaaattatgtcaCTTGCAGTAGCGACAGAGTAAAAATATGCGCTCATGTCGAGTCTAAAACCGTCTACAGTGGAATGTGTTTGACGGATAGACGTAAAAGAGATATTCATGTTCAACATGAATTTCAGCCTGACAGCAATGTGTATGCTTTGGATTCTCTG ATTTCGAAAGGGCGTTTTCGAAGAGAAGCAACTGTCCTGGATCTCCCGACAGCGAGACGTCAGTGTGAAAATGCGATGAATACGACCAGTGTGCAGATGTGCTCTGATCTTCCTGGTTTAAATATTAATACGTACATAGAAAACTGTGCTTTGGATGCTATG GCCTCTAATTCGATGGAATGGACACAGCTGCACATTGAAGGCATTAAAAAGGCGTGTATACGAATCGTAGAATTCAATCAACCTATACCAGCTGAAATCCTTGCAAATTTTAATACAACATCGAATTACGAAAATAACTCGACTAACACTAGTGATGTTTCGTTTTTGCTATCAACAACTCCATCGTTTCTCAACACATCGCTATTTACATCGGATTTACTACAGAGAATCAAGGAGGTGTCATGTCCGAATGACTGTGACAACCATGGACAATGCATGAATG GAAAATGCCGATGCGATAATGGTTACATAGGAGATGACTGTTCCGTAGACTCGAATGCTGCCCCTATAATTGTTGGTATACCAGATAGAGGATTGTGCGATATCAAGGAACGACCGTGCAAACAGACTGCTGTCATTGGAAGAAACTTTGTTGAATCAGCGAAACTATCTTGTAGATTAACTCCAATACAG GTGGCATTTGAAAATCAAACTATCGAATTTCCTTCCACTGTGGTAAATGCTTCACTGGacacttttttgcaaatattctgTCCTTTGCCTAAACGTCAAAGACGTTCTGTAGACTCATACAATTCGAGTGATGTAGCTGCCCACGGATACAGAGTGTCAGTTAGTAACAACATGAAGAATTTCAGTAACGAGGACACGATCGTGATTTATGACTCTAGATGCACTGATTGTGAGAAACGCAATGGAACCATTGTTTGCACAAGAAAG CCACAAAACTGCATGCATGACGGGCGCTGTTACGAACAGGGAGATATAGTTGACGGCTACGAATGTGTAGGAAGTTCAACAATTCAATGGAATGAAG TTGTGACAACGAAAGACGTGCATCCCCCCAAAACAACGAGTTCTACAGATCAAGGTTACTCCG TTGTGACAACGAAAGACGTGCATCCCCCCAAAACAACGAGTTCTACAGATCAAGGTTACTCCG CTCGTACTGTCCCTTCGACTTCTTTTGCGAAACCACACCACAAATCCTCGGCAGCGCCACTGCATCAAGGCTTGATAATATTGGCCACCACATTCACAATTCAAGAAATAATGCGTGCAC
- the LOC127874130 gene encoding von Willebrand factor D and EGF domain-containing protein-like isoform X7, translated as MRFLITVLYLWSVTNGDTDCDAIRSSTLPFLTQRLVGYVLQPSERPFSDSYLLPGWYRMKGFTLSSNASENCGVHLNWYMKDNKLPDVGIKIDAILCINDNSPCAEPYTKLIEIQKCGEHDYIFNLSPTDGSDEGYCIVPSTNETHNVSAPNIDYIAPAIDIRVIRKDEFVRRELEYFCSFDVNQADEKIIYTVTWHLADRSGLQKTLKIGTENKESNKTFEKATKLTEADLIQNGITKMGFSLLCAVQGQQSSIGNFSRTKFSNLKFCGIKVHSVSPLRVKDTDNAFISLELTVPFECPTSSKDCFIEVDVFTPTATIDTCTIATLANLQMNSRPCGVRFNTSEVHKIKNITITNKVGASVSKPEFGIEYDVLMSTHSLRSHDMLSKYWIESVKVHTFVDSTKVGSAHCFAHSDPHMQTFDKKLFENQKPGIYLLYRNTKYKTEVHTMHAPCPNYNERNDSPYCTKAVAVRAGRDVYIIDILEQSSTFKICDDAVLSHKIHKMPGNAYDIYLPTGAIVHIRNTWQTFLEIDIDAGLLDYKETDGLCGKFDGDSTNDAAGVCCKLEQSNSLFDHNFRLKLERWQEELTVCSCDCDPRDDCSLKNYVTCSSDRVKICAHVESKTVYSGMCLTDRRKRDIHVQHEFQPDSNVYALDSLISKGRFRREATVLDLPTARRQCENAMNTTSVQMCSDLPGLNINTYIENCALDAMASNSMEWTQLHIEGIKKACIRIVEFNQPIPAEILANFNTTSNYENNSTNTSDVSFLLSTTPSFLNTSLFTSDLLQRIKEVSCPNDCDNHGQCMNGKCRCDNGYIGDDCSVDSNAAPIIVGIPDRGLCDIKERPCKQTAVIGRNFVESAKLSCRLTPIQVAFENQTIEFPSTVVNASLDTFLQIFCPLPKRQRRSVDSYNSSDVAAHGYRVSVSNNMKNFSNEDTIVIYDSRCTDCEKRNGTIVCTRKPQNCMHDGRCYEQGDIVDGYECVGSSTIQWNEVVTTKDVHPPKTTSSTDQGYSVVTTKDVHPPKTTSSTDQGYSAGVTTEDVRPPKTTSSREQGYTSRTVPSTSFAKPHHKSSAAPLHQGLIILATTFTIQEIMRAHMMGT; from the exons ATGCGTTTTCTGATCACTGTTCTGTATTTATGGTCGGTTACGAATG GAGACACAGACTGCGATGCCATAAGATCTTCTACTCTTCCATTCTTAACCCAACGGTTGGTAGGTTATGTACTACAACCATCTGAAAGGCCCTTCTCAGACAGTTATCTTCTGCCAGGATGGTATAGAATGAAAGGCTTTACGCTTTCATCGAATGCATCGGAAAACTGCGGAGTGCACCTTAACTGGTACATGAAAG ATAACAAACTACCTGATGTCGGGATTAAGATTGACGCAATTTTGTGCATAAATGACAACTCTCCTTGTGCCGAACCATATACCAAATTGATTGAAATACAAAAATGTGGCGAACACGATTATATATTTAATCTTTCGCCCACCGATGGATCAGATGAAGGATATTGCATAG TACCTTCGACTAACGAAACACACA ACGTTTCTGCTCCGAATATCGACTATATAGCACCTGCAATAGACATACGCGTGATACGAAAAGATGAATTTGTCAGAAGAGAACTGGAGTACTTTTGCAGTTTTGATGTGAATCAAGCGGACGAAAAGATTATTTATACAGTAACATGGCATCTGGCTGACAGGTCCGGTCTACAAAAGACGTTGAAGATTGGTACAGAAAATAAAGAGTCAAACAAAACGTTTGAAAAAGCAACAAAACTTACCGAGGCAGATCTTATTcaaaatggaataacaaaaatGGGATTTTCG CTCCTTTGTGCCGTGCAAGGGCAACAATCAAGTATAGGTAATTTCAGCCGCACGAAGTTCAGTAACTTGAAGTTTTGTGGAATTAAG GTACATTCTGTCAGTCCACTTAGGGTTAAGGATACCGACAATGCCTTTATAAGTCTTGAACTCACCGTGCCATTTGAATGTCCCACATCATCCAAAGACTGTTTCATCGAAGTGGATGTGTTTACACCAACAGCAACAATAGACACCTGCACTATTGCTACATTGGCAAACTTGCAAATGAATTCCAGGCCGTGTGGCGTGCGTTTTAACACATCCGAAGTACATAAAATTAAGAATATAACAATAACGAATAAAGTCGGAGCCAGCGTTTCGAAACCAGAGTTTGGAATTGAGTATGACGTTCTGATGAGCACGCATTCTCTTAGATCGCACGACATGTTGAGCAAGTATTGGATAGAGTCCGTTAAA GTTCACACATTTGTAGATTCTACAAAAGTTGGCTCTGCTCATTGTTTTGCACATAGCGATCCACACATGCAAACGTTTGACAAAAA GTTATTTGAGAACCAAAAGCCAGGAATATACTTGTTGTATaggaatacaaaatataaaactgaG GTTCATACGATGCATGCCCCGTGCCCTAATTATAACGAAAGAAATGACAGTCCTTACTGCACCAAAGCGGTCGCGGTTCGGGCTGGTAGGGACGTTTACATCATCGACATTTTGGAACAGTCCTCGACATTTAAAATCTGCGATGATGCAGTGTTGTcacataaaatacacaaaatgccTGGTAATGCATACGAT ATCTATTTACCAACGGGAGCCATTGTACATATTCGCAACACATGGCAAACGTTCCTTGAAATAGATATAGACGCAGGACTTCTCGATTACAAAGAAACCGATGGGTTATGCGGCAAGTTTGATGGCGACAGTACAAACGATGCAGCGGGCGTCTGTTGCAA ATTGGAGCAATCAAACAGCCTTTTTGATCATAACTTTAGACTCAAACTAGAAAGGTGGCAGGAAGAATTAACAGTATGTTCTTGTGATTGCGACCCCAGGGATGACTGTagtttgaaaaattatgtcaCTTGCAGTAGCGACAGAGTAAAAATATGCGCTCATGTCGAGTCTAAAACCGTCTACAGTGGAATGTGTTTGACGGATAGACGTAAAAGAGATATTCATGTTCAACATGAATTTCAGCCTGACAGCAATGTGTATGCTTTGGATTCTCTG ATTTCGAAAGGGCGTTTTCGAAGAGAAGCAACTGTCCTGGATCTCCCGACAGCGAGACGTCAGTGTGAAAATGCGATGAATACGACCAGTGTGCAGATGTGCTCTGATCTTCCTGGTTTAAATATTAATACGTACATAGAAAACTGTGCTTTGGATGCTATG GCCTCTAATTCGATGGAATGGACACAGCTGCACATTGAAGGCATTAAAAAGGCGTGTATACGAATCGTAGAATTCAATCAACCTATACCAGCTGAAATCCTTGCAAATTTTAATACAACATCGAATTACGAAAATAACTCGACTAACACTAGTGATGTTTCGTTTTTGCTATCAACAACTCCATCGTTTCTCAACACATCGCTATTTACATCGGATTTACTACAGAGAATCAAGGAGGTGTCATGTCCGAATGACTGTGACAACCATGGACAATGCATGAATG GAAAATGCCGATGCGATAATGGTTACATAGGAGATGACTGTTCCGTAGACTCGAATGCTGCCCCTATAATTGTTGGTATACCAGATAGAGGATTGTGCGATATCAAGGAACGACCGTGCAAACAGACTGCTGTCATTGGAAGAAACTTTGTTGAATCAGCGAAACTATCTTGTAGATTAACTCCAATACAG GTGGCATTTGAAAATCAAACTATCGAATTTCCTTCCACTGTGGTAAATGCTTCACTGGacacttttttgcaaatattctgTCCTTTGCCTAAACGTCAAAGACGTTCTGTAGACTCATACAATTCGAGTGATGTAGCTGCCCACGGATACAGAGTGTCAGTTAGTAACAACATGAAGAATTTCAGTAACGAGGACACGATCGTGATTTATGACTCTAGATGCACTGATTGTGAGAAACGCAATGGAACCATTGTTTGCACAAGAAAG CCACAAAACTGCATGCATGACGGGCGCTGTTACGAACAGGGAGATATAGTTGACGGCTACGAATGTGTAGGAAGTTCAACAATTCAATGGAATGAAG TTGTGACAACGAAAGACGTGCATCCCCCCAAAACAACGAGTTCTACAGATCAAGGTTACTCCG TTGTGACAACGAAAGACGTGCATCCCCCCAAAACAACGAGTTCTACAGATCAAGGTTACTCCG CAGGTGTTACAACGGAAGACGTGCGTCCGCCTAAAACAACGAGTTCTAGAGAGCAAGGTTACACCT CTCGTACTGTCCCTTCGACTTCTTTTGCGAAACCACACCACAAATCCTCGGCAGCGCCACTGCATCAAGGCTTGATAATATTGGCCACCACATTCACAATTCAAGAAATAATGCGTGCAC
- the LOC127874130 gene encoding von Willebrand factor D and EGF domain-containing protein-like isoform X10 gives MRFLITVLYLWSVTNGDTDCDAIRSSTLPFLTQRLVGYVLQPSERPFSDSYLLPGWYRMKGFTLSSNASENCGVHLNWYMKDNKLPDVGIKIDAILCINDNSPCAEPYTKLIEIQKCGEHDYIFNLSPTDGSDEGYCIVPSTNETHNVSAPNIDYIAPAIDIRVIRKDEFVRRELEYFCSFDVNQADEKIIYTVTWHLADRSGLQKTLKIGTENKESNKTFEKATKLTEADLIQNGITKMGFSLLCAVQGQQSSIGNFSRTKFSNLKFCGIKVHSVSPLRVKDTDNAFISLELTVPFECPTSSKDCFIEVDVFTPTATIDTCTIATLANLQMNSRPCGVRFNTSEVHKIKNITITNKVGASVSKPEFGIEYDVLMSTHSLRSHDMLSKYWIESVKVHTFVDSTKVGSAHCFAHSDPHMQTFDKKLFENQKPGIYLLYRNTKYKTEVHTMHAPCPNYNERNDSPYCTKAVAVRAGRDVYIIDILEQSSTFKICDDAVLSHKIHKMPGNAYDIYLPTGAIVHIRNTWQTFLEIDIDAGLLDYKETDGLCGKFDGDSTNDAAGVCCKLEQSNSLFDHNFRLKLERWQEELTVCSCDCDPRDDCSLKNYVTCSSDRVKICAHVESKTVYSGMCLTDRRKRDIHVQHEFQPDSNVYALDSLISKGRFRREATVLDLPTARRQCENAMNTTSVQMCSDLPGLNINTYIENCALDAMASNSMEWTQLHIEGIKKACIRIVEFNQPIPAEILANFNTTSNYENNSTNTSDVSFLLSTTPSFLNTSLFTSDLLQRIKEVSCPNDCDNHGQCMNGKCRCDNGYIGDDCSVDSNAAPIIVGIPDRGLCDIKERPCKQTAVIGRNFVESAKLSCRLTPIQVAFENQTIEFPSTVVNASLDTFLQIFCPLPKRQRRSVDSYNSSDVAAHGYRVSVSNNMKNFSNEDTIVIYDSRCTDCEKRNGTIVCTRKPQNCMHDGRCYEQGDIVDGYECVGSSTIQWNEVVTTKDVHPPKTTSSTDQGYSVVTTKDVHPPKTTSSTDQGYSGVTTEDVRPPKTTSSREQGYTSRTVPSTSFAKPHHKSSAAPLHQGLIILATTFTIQEIMRAHMMGT, from the exons ATGCGTTTTCTGATCACTGTTCTGTATTTATGGTCGGTTACGAATG GAGACACAGACTGCGATGCCATAAGATCTTCTACTCTTCCATTCTTAACCCAACGGTTGGTAGGTTATGTACTACAACCATCTGAAAGGCCCTTCTCAGACAGTTATCTTCTGCCAGGATGGTATAGAATGAAAGGCTTTACGCTTTCATCGAATGCATCGGAAAACTGCGGAGTGCACCTTAACTGGTACATGAAAG ATAACAAACTACCTGATGTCGGGATTAAGATTGACGCAATTTTGTGCATAAATGACAACTCTCCTTGTGCCGAACCATATACCAAATTGATTGAAATACAAAAATGTGGCGAACACGATTATATATTTAATCTTTCGCCCACCGATGGATCAGATGAAGGATATTGCATAG TACCTTCGACTAACGAAACACACA ACGTTTCTGCTCCGAATATCGACTATATAGCACCTGCAATAGACATACGCGTGATACGAAAAGATGAATTTGTCAGAAGAGAACTGGAGTACTTTTGCAGTTTTGATGTGAATCAAGCGGACGAAAAGATTATTTATACAGTAACATGGCATCTGGCTGACAGGTCCGGTCTACAAAAGACGTTGAAGATTGGTACAGAAAATAAAGAGTCAAACAAAACGTTTGAAAAAGCAACAAAACTTACCGAGGCAGATCTTATTcaaaatggaataacaaaaatGGGATTTTCG CTCCTTTGTGCCGTGCAAGGGCAACAATCAAGTATAGGTAATTTCAGCCGCACGAAGTTCAGTAACTTGAAGTTTTGTGGAATTAAG GTACATTCTGTCAGTCCACTTAGGGTTAAGGATACCGACAATGCCTTTATAAGTCTTGAACTCACCGTGCCATTTGAATGTCCCACATCATCCAAAGACTGTTTCATCGAAGTGGATGTGTTTACACCAACAGCAACAATAGACACCTGCACTATTGCTACATTGGCAAACTTGCAAATGAATTCCAGGCCGTGTGGCGTGCGTTTTAACACATCCGAAGTACATAAAATTAAGAATATAACAATAACGAATAAAGTCGGAGCCAGCGTTTCGAAACCAGAGTTTGGAATTGAGTATGACGTTCTGATGAGCACGCATTCTCTTAGATCGCACGACATGTTGAGCAAGTATTGGATAGAGTCCGTTAAA GTTCACACATTTGTAGATTCTACAAAAGTTGGCTCTGCTCATTGTTTTGCACATAGCGATCCACACATGCAAACGTTTGACAAAAA GTTATTTGAGAACCAAAAGCCAGGAATATACTTGTTGTATaggaatacaaaatataaaactgaG GTTCATACGATGCATGCCCCGTGCCCTAATTATAACGAAAGAAATGACAGTCCTTACTGCACCAAAGCGGTCGCGGTTCGGGCTGGTAGGGACGTTTACATCATCGACATTTTGGAACAGTCCTCGACATTTAAAATCTGCGATGATGCAGTGTTGTcacataaaatacacaaaatgccTGGTAATGCATACGAT ATCTATTTACCAACGGGAGCCATTGTACATATTCGCAACACATGGCAAACGTTCCTTGAAATAGATATAGACGCAGGACTTCTCGATTACAAAGAAACCGATGGGTTATGCGGCAAGTTTGATGGCGACAGTACAAACGATGCAGCGGGCGTCTGTTGCAA ATTGGAGCAATCAAACAGCCTTTTTGATCATAACTTTAGACTCAAACTAGAAAGGTGGCAGGAAGAATTAACAGTATGTTCTTGTGATTGCGACCCCAGGGATGACTGTagtttgaaaaattatgtcaCTTGCAGTAGCGACAGAGTAAAAATATGCGCTCATGTCGAGTCTAAAACCGTCTACAGTGGAATGTGTTTGACGGATAGACGTAAAAGAGATATTCATGTTCAACATGAATTTCAGCCTGACAGCAATGTGTATGCTTTGGATTCTCTG ATTTCGAAAGGGCGTTTTCGAAGAGAAGCAACTGTCCTGGATCTCCCGACAGCGAGACGTCAGTGTGAAAATGCGATGAATACGACCAGTGTGCAGATGTGCTCTGATCTTCCTGGTTTAAATATTAATACGTACATAGAAAACTGTGCTTTGGATGCTATG GCCTCTAATTCGATGGAATGGACACAGCTGCACATTGAAGGCATTAAAAAGGCGTGTATACGAATCGTAGAATTCAATCAACCTATACCAGCTGAAATCCTTGCAAATTTTAATACAACATCGAATTACGAAAATAACTCGACTAACACTAGTGATGTTTCGTTTTTGCTATCAACAACTCCATCGTTTCTCAACACATCGCTATTTACATCGGATTTACTACAGAGAATCAAGGAGGTGTCATGTCCGAATGACTGTGACAACCATGGACAATGCATGAATG GAAAATGCCGATGCGATAATGGTTACATAGGAGATGACTGTTCCGTAGACTCGAATGCTGCCCCTATAATTGTTGGTATACCAGATAGAGGATTGTGCGATATCAAGGAACGACCGTGCAAACAGACTGCTGTCATTGGAAGAAACTTTGTTGAATCAGCGAAACTATCTTGTAGATTAACTCCAATACAG GTGGCATTTGAAAATCAAACTATCGAATTTCCTTCCACTGTGGTAAATGCTTCACTGGacacttttttgcaaatattctgTCCTTTGCCTAAACGTCAAAGACGTTCTGTAGACTCATACAATTCGAGTGATGTAGCTGCCCACGGATACAGAGTGTCAGTTAGTAACAACATGAAGAATTTCAGTAACGAGGACACGATCGTGATTTATGACTCTAGATGCACTGATTGTGAGAAACGCAATGGAACCATTGTTTGCACAAGAAAG CCACAAAACTGCATGCATGACGGGCGCTGTTACGAACAGGGAGATATAGTTGACGGCTACGAATGTGTAGGAAGTTCAACAATTCAATGGAATGAAG TTGTGACAACGAAAGACGTGCATCCCCCCAAAACAACGAGTTCTACAGATCAAGGTTACTCCG TTGTGACAACGAAAGACGTGCATCCCCCCAAAACAACGAGTTCTACAGATCAAGGTTACTCCG GTGTTACAACGGAAGACGTGCGTCCGCCTAAAACAACGAGTTCTAGAGAGCAAGGTTACACCT CTCGTACTGTCCCTTCGACTTCTTTTGCGAAACCACACCACAAATCCTCGGCAGCGCCACTGCATCAAGGCTTGATAATATTGGCCACCACATTCACAATTCAAGAAATAATGCGTGCAC